The following proteins are encoded in a genomic region of Limanda limanda chromosome 22, fLimLim1.1, whole genome shotgun sequence:
- the LOC132996222 gene encoding beta-1,3-galactosyl-O-glycosyl-glycoprotein beta-1,6-N-acetylglucosaminyltransferase-like: MRILKQGRFPLLLKLTIALGSLWILFLLTRSKPGCNPSSVLGYSWLDYTDSDDSPEKVCNCSAILQGEREALEQAKLLTITKDFRKSVHIPDEHYMNATEDCSAFKLRRKYLTSPLSQEEEDFPLAYSMVVHHKSFERLLRAIYAPQNIYCVHVDKKAKSSVLFAIWAITACFPNIFLVSQPVDVVYAAWPRVQADLNCMADLYNTSTKWKYFINLCGQDFPLKTNLEIVRTLRSLRGGNSLESEEMPGYKVRRVRNAHEIIDGRIQGTGKAKEPPPFNITIMSGNAYFVASRGFIRSVLEDHRVLALMEWFRDTYSPDEFLWATIQRMPGVPGSTWPHSKYDMSDVNAIARLVKWQGQEGSQDSPGAVHPECHGSHVREICVYGAGDLEWMLKQHQLFANKFDIDTDPVAVYCLEKYLRKRALSELQ, translated from the exons ATGAGGATACTGAAACAAGGCAGGTTTCCACTGCTCCTGAAGCTCACCATTGCACTGGGATCACTATGGATCCTCTTCCTACTAACTCGCAGTAAACCAGGCTGTAATCCCAGCTCCGTTCTCGGGTACAGCTGGTTGGACTATACAGACTCTGATGACAGCCCAGAGAAAGTCTGCAACTGCTCAGCTATcctgcagggagagagggaggcactGGAGCAGGCCAAATTACTGACCATCACCAAAGACTTCCGCAAGAGTGTTCACATCCCTGATGAACATTACATGAATGCAACCGAAGACTGCAG tgcaTTCAAATTAAGAAGAAAATACTTAACATCTCCGTTGAGCCAGGAAGAAGAGGACTTCCCCCTGGCATACTCTATGGTTGTGCATCATAAG AGCTTTGAGCGACTGCTGCGAGCCATATACGCAcctcaaaatatatattgtgtccATGTGGACAAAAAGGCAAAATCCTCAGTCTTATTTGCCATCTGGGCAATAACTGCCTGCTTCCCGAACATCTTCTTGGTCAGTCAGCCTGTTGATGTGGTCTATGCCGCCTGGCCACGTGTCCAGGCTGACCTTAACTGTATGGCGGATCTCTATAACACCAGCACAAAATGGAAATACTTCATCAACCTTTGTGGCCAAGATTTCCCTCTGAAAACCAACTTGGAGATTGTAAGGACACTGCGTTCACTGCGGGGCGGGAACAGCTTAGAGTCAGAAGAAATGCCTGGATATAAAGTGCGGAGAGTGAGAAATGCACACGAAATAATAGATGGAAGAATCCAG GGGACAGGGAAGGCAAAGGAGCCTCCTCCCTTCAACATCACCATAATGTCTGGAAATGCCTACTTTGTGGCTAGTCGGGGCTTCATCCGCAGTGTGTTGGAGGACCACCGAGTGCTGGCACTGATGGAGTGGTTCAGAGACACCTACAGTCCTGATGAATTTCTCTGGGCAACCATTCAGCGAATGCCCGGAGTTCCTGGCTCAACTTGGCCCCACAGCAAATATGACATGTCAGACGTCAATGCCATCGCTCGCCTGGTGAAGTGGCAGGGGCAGGAGGGGTCGCAGGATTCACCGGGCGCGGTGCACCCAGAGTGTCACGGCAGCCATGTCAGGGAAATATGCGTATATGGTGCCGGGGACTTAGAGTGGATGCTCAAGCAGCATCAGCTCTTTGCCAACAAGTTTGACATCGACACAGACCCCGTTGCTGTCTACTGTTTGGAGAAATATCTAAGAAAAAGGGCACTGTCTGAGCTACAATAG
- the LOC132996223 gene encoding beta-1,3-galactosyl-O-glycosyl-glycoprotein beta-1,6-N-acetylglucosaminyltransferase-like: MRILKQGRLTLLLMLTIALGSLWILFLLTSSKPGCNPSSVLGYSWLDYTDSDDSPEKVCNCSAILQGEREALEQAKLLTITKDFRKSVHIPDEHYMNATEDCSAFKLRRKYLTSPLSQEEEDFPLAYSMVMHRKVQSFERLLRAIYAPQNIYCVHVDKKAKSSVLFAIWAITACFPNIFLVSQPVDVVYAAWPRVQADLNCMADLYNTSTKWKYFINLCGQDFPLKTNLEIVRTLRSLRGRNSIHSEEMPAGLMRRVRNAHKIIDGRIQDTGKAKEPPPININIMYGNAYFVASRGFIRSVLEDHRWVD, encoded by the exons ATGAGGATACTGAAACAAGGCAGGTTAACACTGCTCCTGATGCTCACCATTGCACTGGGATCACTATGGATCCTCTTCCTACTAACAAGCAGTAAACCAGGCTGTAATCCCAGCTCCGTTCTCGGGTACAGCTGGTTGGACTATACAGACTCTGATGACAGCCCAGAGAAAGTCTGCAACTGCTCAGCTATcctgcagggagagagggaggcactGGAGCAGGCCAAATTACTGACCATCACCAAAGACTTCCGCAAGAGTGTTCACATCCCTGATGAACATTACATGAATGCAACCGAAGACTGCAG tgcattcAAATTAAGAAGAAAATACTTAACATCTCCGTTGAGCCAGGAAGAAGAGGACTTCCCCCTGGCATACTCTATGGTTATGCATCGTAAG GTGCAGAGCTTTGAGCGACTGCTGCGAGCCATCTACGCAcctcaaaatatatattgtgtccATGTGGACAAAAAGGCAAAATCCTCAGTCTTATTTGCCATCTGGGCAATAACTGCCTGCTTCCCGAACATCTTCTTGGTCAGTCAGCCTGTTGATGTGGTCTATGCCGCCTGGCCACGTGTCCAGGCTGACCTTAACTGTATGGCGGATCTCTATAACACCAGCACAAAATGGAAATACTTCATCAACCTTTGTGGCCAAGATTTCCCTCTGAAAACCAACTTGGAGATTGTAAGGACACTGCGTTCACTGAGGGGCAGGAACAGCATACATTCAGAAGAAATGCCTGCAGGTCTAATGCGGAGAGTGAGAAATGCACACAAAATAATAGATGGAAGAATCCAG GATACAGGAAAGGCAAAGGAGCCTCCTCCCATCAACATAAACATAATGTATGGAAATGCCTACTTTGTGGCTAGTCGGGGCTTCATCCGCAGTGTATTGGAGGACCACCGTTGGGTCGACTGA